In Pseudomonas asiatica, the following are encoded in one genomic region:
- a CDS encoding acyl-CoA synthetase — MSIYAQGLMPAAVNHVALTPLSFIERTAAVYGDYPAVIHGAIRRNWQQTYQRCRRLASALVGRGIGRGDTVAVMLPNIPAMLEAHFGVPMTGAVLNTLNVRLDAEAIAFMLQHGEAKVLITDREFHTVIEAALALLEHPPLVVDVDDPEYGEGRAVSELDYEAFLAEGDPDFAWEWPDDEWQAISLNYTSGTTGNPKGVVYHHRGAYLNALGNQMVWGMGHRPVYLWTLPMFHCNGWCYPWTITALAGTHVFLRRVDPQKILTLIREHRVSHLCGAPIVLNALVNMPEAAKAAIEHPVQAMVAGAAPPAKVIGAVEEMGIQVTHTYGLTEVYGPVTVCAWHDEWDELSLEERARIKSRQGVRYPTLDGLMVADPQTLEPVPRDGNTLGEIFMRGNTVMKGYLKNPEATAEAFRGGWFHTGDLAVWHTDGYVEIKDRLKDIIISGGENISTIEVEDALYKHPAVLEAAVVARPDEKWGETPCAFIALKPGREDTREADITSWCREHLAGFKVPKTVVFGELPKTSTGKIQKYVLRDRAKAL, encoded by the coding sequence ATGTCGATCTATGCCCAGGGCCTGATGCCCGCTGCCGTCAACCATGTCGCCCTCACCCCGCTGAGTTTCATCGAACGCACCGCTGCCGTATATGGCGATTATCCGGCGGTGATCCACGGTGCCATCCGCCGTAACTGGCAGCAGACCTACCAACGCTGTCGGCGCCTGGCCAGCGCCCTGGTGGGCCGGGGTATCGGCCGTGGCGACACCGTAGCGGTGATGTTGCCCAACATTCCGGCCATGCTCGAAGCCCATTTTGGCGTGCCCATGACCGGCGCCGTGCTCAATACCCTGAACGTACGCCTGGACGCCGAGGCCATCGCCTTCATGCTGCAGCATGGCGAGGCCAAGGTACTGATCACCGACCGCGAGTTCCACACGGTCATCGAGGCTGCCCTGGCCTTGCTCGAGCACCCGCCATTGGTGGTGGATGTGGATGACCCGGAGTACGGCGAAGGCCGTGCGGTCAGCGAACTGGATTATGAAGCGTTCCTCGCCGAAGGCGACCCGGACTTTGCCTGGGAATGGCCCGATGACGAGTGGCAGGCGATCTCGCTCAACTACACCTCCGGCACCACCGGCAACCCCAAGGGCGTGGTCTACCACCACCGTGGCGCTTACCTGAACGCCCTGGGCAACCAGATGGTCTGGGGCATGGGCCATCGCCCGGTGTACCTGTGGACCCTGCCGATGTTCCACTGCAATGGCTGGTGCTACCCATGGACCATCACCGCGCTGGCCGGCACCCATGTGTTCCTGCGCCGGGTCGACCCGCAGAAGATCCTGACCCTGATCCGCGAGCACCGGGTCAGCCACCTGTGCGGCGCGCCGATCGTGCTCAACGCCCTGGTCAACATGCCCGAGGCAGCCAAGGCGGCCATCGAGCACCCGGTGCAGGCCATGGTCGCAGGCGCCGCGCCACCTGCAAAGGTCATCGGCGCAGTGGAAGAGATGGGCATCCAGGTCACCCACACCTACGGCCTGACCGAAGTCTACGGCCCGGTGACCGTGTGTGCCTGGCATGACGAATGGGATGAACTGTCGCTGGAAGAGCGGGCACGGATCAAGTCCCGCCAGGGCGTGCGCTACCCGACCCTCGACGGCCTGATGGTCGCCGACCCGCAAACCCTCGAGCCGGTACCGCGCGACGGCAACACCCTGGGCGAGATCTTCATGCGGGGCAACACGGTGATGAAGGGCTACCTGAAGAACCCCGAGGCTACCGCCGAAGCCTTCCGGGGCGGCTGGTTCCATACCGGTGACCTGGCCGTGTGGCATACCGACGGCTATGTCGAGATCAAGGACCGGCTCAAGGACATCATCATTTCCGGTGGCGAGAACATTTCCACCATCGAGGTCGAGGACGCCCTGTACAAGCACCCGGCGGTACTGGAAGCCGCGGTGGTGGCGCGCCCGGATGAAAAGTGGGGGGAAACCCCGTGCGCATTCATTGCCCTCAAGCCGGGCCGCGAAGACACCCGCGAAGCCGACATCACCAGCTGGTGCCGCGAGCACCTGGCCGGGTTCAAGGTGCCGAAGACCGTGGTGTTCGGCGAACTGCCCAAGACCTCCACCGGCAAGATCCAGAAGTACGTGCTGCGCGACCGGGCCAAAGCCCTCTGA